CTAGTGGCATCTTTCTACGGTGCTGGCCTGGACGTTGAACGGCTATATAAACTATCACGTGTGTTCAAAAGGAAATATTACCTTGATTTTACAGTTCCAAAGATGGGTTTTATTGCAGGGAAAAGAGTGAAGGAGCTTATTAGGATTTTCACACATGGGAAAAAGATTGAGGAACTGGATATCCCGATTGGTATTGTTGCAACAGACCTGATGTCAGGAGAGAAGGTTGTCTTTAAAAGCGGTCCCGTGGCGGAAGCAGTGAGAGCAAGTATTGCCATTCCGGGCATATTTGTTCCCGAAAAGCTGGATGGAAGATTGTTCGTCGATGGCGGAGTCGTGGACCGGATTCCTGTTTCTGTCGCTAAGGAGATGGGAGCAGATATCGTCATCGCAGTTGATGTTTCCAGCGTGAAGATAAACGAGGAGGTAACCTCCATTTTCGATGTGATCATGCAGAGTATTGATATCATGCAAATGGAGCTGGTCGCAAATCGTGAGGTTGCATCAGATGTAATGCTCAGGCCGCCGGTTGAAATGTTTAATTCCAAGGCCTTCACTAATATAGAAGAAATCATTGCGATTGGTGAAGAGGAAGCTAAAAAGCACATCGATAAGATTAAAAAGTGCATGGAAGAATGGAAGGAGCCCCAAACAGAATGAGCAGGAAAAAGTCTATAACTCTGTCTATATTCGCAGCAATATTAATAATGGTGAGTGCTCTATTTTACTTGCCTTACTATGTGACAAAACCGGGAATGGCAAAAGAGCTGGAACCGATTGTCGAGGTTGAAGATGGGTACGATGAGGAAGGAAGCTTCATGCTTACGACGGTCCGGATGGGAAGAGCGAATATTTATGCCTATATCATTGCGAAGCTGAGCAAATACCAGGAAATCTTTCCTGTAGAAGATATAAGAGCAGAGAATGAATCTGATGAGGAATATAATATTCGTCAGCTGCACATGATGGATAACTCGAAGACCGCTGCAATCGAGGTTGCCTATAAAAAAGCAGGCAAACCAGTGGATTACACATACAAAGGAGTCTATGTGTTAAGGATCATGGAAGGGATGCCTGCTGAAGGCAAACTCATGCCTGGCGATTTAGTTTTCCAAGTGGATGGCAATGCATTTGAATCCTCAGATGAATTCATCAAATATATTAGTTCAAAAAAACCGGGGGATACAGTCGAGCTTTCTTATAAACGGAA
This portion of the Mesobacillus sp. S13 genome encodes:
- a CDS encoding SepM family pheromone-processing serine protease, with amino-acid sequence MSRKKSITLSIFAAILIMVSALFYLPYYVTKPGMAKELEPIVEVEDGYDEEGSFMLTTVRMGRANIYAYIIAKLSKYQEIFPVEDIRAENESDEEYNIRQLHMMDNSKTAAIEVAYKKAGKPVDYTYKGVYVLRIMEGMPAEGKLMPGDLVFQVDGNAFESSDEFIKYISSKKPGDTVELSYKRNGKTNSVNVSLEALDDGSDRPVVGIQLVDDKEIDVEPDVTVQSDEIGGPSAGLMFSLEIYNQLIEEDLTKGYEIAGTGTMSPDGTVGRIGGIQQKVVAADKAGAEIFFAPSEKGAKGSNYEEALIAAEDINTKMKIVPVDTFDQAVSYLENLKEKSS
- a CDS encoding patatin-like phospholipase family protein; its protein translation is MVLREEKALAGPKVGLALGSGGARGFAHLGVIKVLKDEGIPIDLIAGSSMGALVASFYGAGLDVERLYKLSRVFKRKYYLDFTVPKMGFIAGKRVKELIRIFTHGKKIEELDIPIGIVATDLMSGEKVVFKSGPVAEAVRASIAIPGIFVPEKLDGRLFVDGGVVDRIPVSVAKEMGADIVIAVDVSSVKINEEVTSIFDVIMQSIDIMQMELVANREVASDVMLRPPVEMFNSKAFTNIEEIIAIGEEEAKKHIDKIKKCMEEWKEPQTE